A single genomic interval of Cucumis sativus cultivar 9930 chromosome 7, Cucumber_9930_V3, whole genome shotgun sequence harbors:
- the LOC101209022 gene encoding L-type lectin-domain containing receptor kinase IX.1, producing MSHMEVSILTSPSCLLLILCYSNIFWSLTNPGSVSAIISYENLTFNLTDFGPNDHDIHYEGDTYPSNNVIQLTMNQRDMPLNGSVGRATYRDPFHLWESGHRNLADFTTQFTFTIDSQHSRTYGDGFAFFIAPVESRLPPHSGGGNFGLLSSNKSDPDVVPTANFVAVEFDTYTNAWDQSENHVGVDVDNVKSLSSTSWWWSDIENGGKVKAAISYNSSYHNLTVFLVDERDSEVSPTNSSTFTFNIDLREHLPEWVTIGFSGSTGSFFEIHTISSWSFSSILQVEVNVTTTTEPASSPVNSKKGINMKWFGIIFTVALSLFLILGFVWFGVWMKRTSRRKSMRRNQEEDFENETGPRKISYKDLLAATNKFSDENVLGQGGFGKVYRGFLDNKELDVAVKRITPNNLHQGSREFASEVKTISKLRHKNLVELIGWCCCSKDQEYLIVYKFMPNKSLDFHLFQQNNLLTWDHRYKIAIGLALALHYLQEEQDPYILHRDIKSSNILLDAEFNAKLGDFGLAKLVDHGKQSITTILRGTEGYVAPEYLESSVASKESDIYSFGIVCLEIACGKQALGEAREDGKRRLIKLVEWVWDYYRRSVEEAADPKLRQNFKREEMKQLLIVGLACAQPDFRVRPSIKQVIDMLNFKSPLPNLPLEYPGLSRSAVFLSAEMESLRTSSCLQSGNLHGKSISSKNSTASSTFSNMG from the coding sequence ATGTCTCACATGGAGGTCTCAATTCTCACCTCTCCAAGCTGTCTTCTACTCATCTTATGCTACTCTAACATCTTTTGGAGTCTAACCAACCCAGGTTCAGTCTCAGCCATCATTTCTTATGAGAACTTAACATTCAACCTCACTGATTTCGGCCCAAATGACCACGACATTCATTATGAAGGAGATACATACCCTTCCAACAATGTCATTCAGCTTACCATGAACCAGAGAGACATGCCTCTCAATGGAAGTGTTGGTCGTGCAACCTACAGAGATCCTTTCCATCTTTGGGAGAGTGGCCACAGGAATCTTGCAGATTTCACCACCCAGTTCACCTTCACAATTGACTCACAGCACAGTCGCACTTATGGCGACGGCTTTGCCTTCTTCATTGCCCCTGTGGAATCAAGGCTTCCACCTCACTCAGGAGGTGGCAACTTTGGTCTCTTGAGTTCCAACAAGAGTGATCCAGATGTGGTTCCAACAGCCAACTTTGTTGCTGTCGAGTTTGATACCTACACAAATGCATGGGATCAATCGGAGAATCACGTCGGCGTTGATGTTGACAATGTTAAATCTCTAAGCTCTACTTCATGGTGGTGGAGTGACATAGAAAATGGTGGGAAAGTTAAAGCAGCAATAAGTTACAACTCAAGCTACCATAATTTGACTGTTTTCTTGGTTGATGAAAGAGATTCTGAAGTTTCTCCAACAAACTCTTCTACCTTCACATTCAATATTGATTTGAGAGAGCATTTACCAGAATGGGTAACAATTGGCTTTTCAGGATCAACCGGATCTTTCTTCGAGATTCATACAATTAGCTCATGGAGTTTCAGCTCTATATTACAAGTTGAAGTCAATGTTACTACCACAACTGAACCAGCTAGCTCTCCTGTTAACTCCAAGAAAGGAATCAACATGAAATGGTTCGGGATAATCTTCACCGTGGCACTTTCACTCTTTCTAATTTTGGGGTTCGTTTGGTTTGGGGTATGGATGAAGAGAACTAGCAGAAGAAAAAGCATGAGAAGGAACCAAGaggaagattttgaaaacgaaacaGGGCCAAGGAAGATTTCATATAAAGACCTATTAGCAGCAACCAACAAGTTCAGTGATGAAAATGTGTTGGGACAAGGAGGCTTTGGTAAAGTATACAGAGGGTTCCTAGACAACAAGGAACTTGATGTGGCAGTGAAGAGAATCACCCCAAACAACCTCCATCAAGGGTCAAGAGAATTCGCATCAGAAGTGAAAACAATTAGCAAATTAAGACACAAGAACTTAGTAGAGCTAATTGGGTGGTGCTGCTGCAGTAAAGACCAAGAATATCTCATAGTCTACAAATTCATGCCTAACAAAAGCTTAGACTTCCACctctttcaacaaaataaccTCCTAACATGGGATCACAGATACAAAATCGCAATAGGTTTAGCCTTAGCACTACATTACCTACAAGAAGAACAAGATCCATACATTCTACACAGAGACATAAAATCAAGCAACATCCTATTAGACGCCGAATTCAACGCGAAACTCGGCGACTTCGGACTCGCTAAGCTCGTTGATCATGGAAAACAATCAATAACCACCATACTGCGAGGAACAGAAGGTTATGTAGCACCAGAGTACCTGGAAAGCAGCGTGGCAAGTAAAGAATCCGACATCTACAGCTTCGGCATAGTATGCTTGGAAATCGCCTGCGGAAAACAAGCCCTAGGTGAAGCGAGAGAAGACGGAAAGAGACGTTTGATAAAACTGGTTGAATGGGTTTGGGATTACTACCGAAGGAGTGTGGAGGAGGCTGCGGACCCGAAATTGCGGCAAAATTTCAAGAGAGAAGAGATGAAACAACTGTTGATCGTGGGACTTGCTTGTGCTCAGCCGGATTTCCGTGTGAGACCTTCCATCAAACAGGTGATCGACATGCTGAACTTCAAATCACCATTGCCGAATCTACCACTGGAATATCCAGGATTGTCGAGATCGGCAGTGTTTTTGAGTGCGGAAATGGAATCGTTACGAACATCGTCGTGTTTACAAAGCGGAAATCTTCATGGAAAAAGTATTTCTTCCAAGAATTCCACTGCTTCTTCCACTTTTTCGAATATGGGCTAA
- the LOC101208779 gene encoding L-type lectin-domain containing receptor kinase IX.1 gives MAAQNNLLIHLFFLVPFATSLSFNFTSFNQGNADMIYDRTFPTNQVIELTGDSSNNNMNFVGRATYSQPLHLWDEGSGNMSSFQTHFSFAINSRGRANYGDGLTFFFAPNGSILQANISRGSGLGIGYDPELWNGTATFFAVEFDIYSNNFDPPFEHVGIDINSMKSIAYSRWKCDIMGGKRNDVWINYDSDTHNLSVVFSGFENNNTLLQHLHHVVDLRLNLPEWVTFGFSASTGYEYATHSVYSWSFHSTLELTLEPTFTTDPNSVASAPSPGPSLPPNNNDGSTSKTGLEIGLGIAGGVIFVGGLVIVWIIVWKKMAAMKNIEEEIMLDDSEFEKGKGPRRFLYKELARATNNFKEDKKLGEGGFGGVYKGFLRELNCNVAVKRISKGSKQGIKEYASEVKIISQLRHRNLVQLIGWCHEKDELLLVYEFMPNGSLDTHLFKPNNFLTWELRYKIGQGIASALLYLHEEWEMCVLHRDIKSSNVMLDLNYNAKLGDFGLARLVNHGKGSQTTALAGTLGYLAPECATTGRATKETDVYSFGIVALEIACGRMPFNPNVEEEKMVMVEWVWKLYGCGKVLDAIDSKLRKEIRSFGDEEKMMECLMVVGLWCAHPDSNARPSIRQAINVLNFEAPLPILPSHLPAPTYDFRPIASSSTSSSTTQSGVASLASNSSNL, from the coding sequence ATGGCTGCACAAAATAATCTTCTCATTCATTTGTTCTTTCTTGTTCCATTTGCAACTTCTTTATCTTTCAATTTCACCTCTTTCAATCAAGGTAATGCCGACATGATCTACGACAGAACATTCCCAACAAACCAAGTAATTGAGCTCACTGgagactcatcaaacaacaatatgaattttgttggACGAGCTACGTATTCGCAACCATTGCATCTTTGGGATGAAGGCTCTGGAAACATGTCAAGTTTCCAAACTCATTTCTCCTTTGCCATCAATTCAAGAGGAAGAGCTAACTATGGTGATGGCCTTACCTTCTTCTTTGCTCCCAATGGTTCTATCCTCCAGGCCAACATCTCAAGAGGCAGTGGCTTAGGTATTGGCTATGATCCCGAGTTATGGAATGGGACTGCCACGTTTTTTGCAGTTGAGTTTGATATCTACAGCAACAATTTTGATCCACCTTTCGAACACGTAGGTATCGATATTAATTCGATGAAATCTATTGCGTATTCGAGATGGAAATGTGATATCATGGGAGGGAAGAGGAATGATGTTTGGATTAACTATGATTCCGATACTCATAATTTGAGTGTTGTTTTTAGTGGGTTTGAGAATAATAATACTCTGTTGCAACACCTTCACCATGTTGTAGATTTGAGGTTGAATCTACCTGAATGGGttacttttggtttttctGCTTCTACTGGATATGAATATGCAACTCACTCTGTATATTCTTGGTCTTTTCACTCAACCCTTGAGTTGACCCTTGAACCAACCTTCACTACTGATCCCAACTCGGTTGCAAGTGCCCCAAGTCCTGGCCCAAGCTTGCCTCCAAACAATAATGATGGTAGCACTAGCAAGACAGGTCTAGAAATTGGATTGGGCATTGCTGGAGGAGTTATCTTTGTGGGTGGGTTAGTGATCGTTTGGATTATTGTTTGGAAGAAGATGGCAGCGATGAAGAACATAGAGGAGGAGATTATGTTGGATGACTCCGAGTTCGAGAAGGGTAAAGGACCTCGACGGTTTTTGTATAAGGAATTGGCTCGAGCAACGAACAACTTTAAGGAGGATAAGAAGCTTGGCGAAGGAGGATTTGGTGGGGTTTATAAAGGTTTCTTAAGGGAACTGAACTGCAATGTTGCTGTGAAGAGAATATCAAAAGGGTCTAAACAAGGGATAAAGGAGTATGCATCTGAGGTGAAAATCATAAGCCAATTAAGGCATAGAAACTTGGTTCAACTAATTGGTTGGTGTCATGAGAAAGACGAACTTCTATTGGTTTATGAATTCATGCCAAATGGAAGCTTAGATACCCATCTTTTCAAACCAAACAATTTCCTGACATGGGAGTTAAGGTACAAAATCGGTCAAGGAATTGCCTCTGCTTTACTGTATCTTCATGAAGAATGGGAAATGTGTGTGCTGCATAGAGATATAAAGTCAAGTAATGTGATGTTGGATTTGAACTACAATGCAAAGCTTGGAGATTTTGGGTTGGCTAGGTTAGTGAACCATGGCAAAGGTTCACAAACAACTGCTCTTGCTGGGACACTCGGTTATTTGGCTCCTGAATGTGCAACAACAGGAAGGGCTACAAAGGAAACAGATGTGTATAGTTTTGGGATTGTTGCTTTGGAAATTGCTTGTGGAAGAATGCCATTCAATCCCAATGTAGAGGAAGAGAAGATGGTTATGGTTGAATGGGTTTGGAAGCTTTATGGCTGTGGGAAGGTTCTAGATGCAATTGACTCAAAacttagaaaagaaattagatCATTTGGAGATGAGGAGAAGATGATGGAGTGTTTGATGGTGGTGGGTCTATGGTGTGCTCATCCAGATAGCAATGCTAGGCCTTCAATAAGGCAAGCCATTAATGTGTTGAACTTTGAAGCACCATTGCCAATTCTTCCTTCTCACTTGCCAGCACCCACTTATGATTTTAGACCAATTGCTTCTTCATCTACTTCATCTTCAACAACTCAAAGTGGCGTTGCTTCTCTTGCTAGTAATAGTTCCAACTTATAG
- the LOC101205169 gene encoding inositol 1,3,4-trisphosphate 5/6-kinase 4 codes for MVGQLVKGVILDDSVLFINSNAHNPNHSLRPTSDALLRHLRYSMFRTGISSRLDSSDCKDIIKEKAESHSIHCFSLSAFLTEDDINEIMLSWGDIRNSILYVISSEKKDDINHLIDQGWLVVVLNVQDDSACENLGTVCISKLEELPLSICRLNRKAVDCSILVVGYTMKLSRELDFSKRGAFPLYPTDNGLIFMPLTFDLPLSSQLSEVDVILHKATDEILYVELSNSSDLSNKITYSSRMQELQRYIEVHPDLCVIDPLNNIKPVLDRLEIQQILLGLEALKPKGCIIRGPYFLKVGNFNEDNLVQKLSEAKLSLPCIVKPQVACGVSDAHKMAIIFDVEDLKNLDVPLPAIIQEYVDHSSTLYKFYALGEKIFYAVKKSTPNRSILMNLRQGVGPLVFDSLKSLPIANESQQHLDGKSSDTNNKDLNFELVENAANWLRRVLDLSIFGFDVVVEDKSGDHVIVDVNYLPSFKEVPDDIAIPAFWEAIKNKYESIKNSSS; via the exons ATGGTTGGGCAATTGGTGAAGGGAGTAATATTGGATGATTCTGTACTATTTATCAATTCTAATGCCCATAATCCCAATCATTCACTACGACCCACTTCCGATGCTCTCCTCCGCCACCTCCGCTATTCCATGTTTCGAACG GGAATTTCTTCCAGGCTGGACTCTTCAGATTGTAAG GATATTATCAAAGAGAAAGCAGAGTCTCACTCAATCCATTGCTTCTCATTGAGTGCATTTTTGACAGAAGATGATATTAATGAAATCATGCTATCTTGGGGGGACATTCGCAACTCTATCTTGTATGTCATCTCAAGTGAGAAGAAGGATGATATCAATCACCTGATTGATCAGGGATGGCTTGTTGTTGTTTTGA ATGTTCAAGATGACAGTGCATGTGAAAATTTGGGAACGGTTTGTATTAGCAAACTAGAAGAATTGCCTTTGAGTATTTGTCGCTTAAATAGGAAG GCAGTTGACTGTAGCATCCTTGTAGTTGGTTACACAATGAAGCTTTCACGTGAACTTGATTTTTCCAAG AGGGGTGCCTTTCCTCTGTATCCTACTGACAATGGGTTGATTTTCATGCCCCTGACGTTTGATCTCCCTTTATCATCTCAATTGTCTGAGGTTGACGTGATTCTCCATAAAGCAACAGATGAAATTCTATATGTTGAGCTTAGCAACTCTTCTGACCTCTCTAACAAAATAACCTACTCCAGCAGAATGCAGGAATTGCAGAG GTATATTGAAGTCCACCCAGATTTATGCGTAATTGACCCacttaataatataaaaccTGTATTGGATCGGTTGGAAATTCAACAGATTCTTCTCGGGCTGGAGGCTCTCAAACCAAAAGGCTGCATAATCAGGGGTCCTTATTTTCTCAAG GTTGGTAATTTTAACGAGGATAACTTGGTGCAGAAGCTATCTGAAGCTAAACTATCTCTTCCTTGTATAGTGAAGCCACAAGTTGCGTGTGGAGTTTCTGATGCTCACAAAATG GCAATCATTTTTGATGTTGAAGATCTCAAGAATTTGGATGTTCCTCTTCCAGCTATTATTCAG GAGTACGTGGATCATTCATCCACTCTCTACAAATTTTATGCACTAGGTGAAAAGATTTTTTATGCAGTTAAGAAGTCTACACCAAACAGAAgtatattgatgaatttacGCCAAGGTGTTGGACCATTAGTCTTTGACAG CTTAAAATCTCTGCCCATTGCCAATGAAAGCCAACAGCATTTAGATGGCAAAAGTTCTGATACTAATAACAAGGACCTCAATTTTGAGCTTGTCGAAAATGCTGCCAACTGGCTTAGGAGAGTACTCGACCTTTCAATATTTGGTTTTGATGTCGTT GTTGAAGACAAGAGTGGGGATCATGTAATTGTGGATGTAAATTATCTGCCTTCTTTCAAGGAAGTTCCTGATGACATTGCAATACCTGCTTTCTGGGAAGCCATCAAGAACAAGTATGAAAGCATAAAAAACTCTAGCAGTTAA